TCTGCGCCCGCAGGGGCGTGGGCTACTTCGACATGTTCGGGCGGCTGGTGTCCTCGGGCGCGTACCTGGCCGACGTGGCCGCCAACGACGGCATACACCCCGCCAGCACGGGCTACGCCGAAATGGCCGCCCACGTGGCCGGGTGGCCCGCCTGGCAGGAGTGGGTGGCGGTGTAGGGGCCCGGACCGGGGCGCGGCGAGGAAAGGGGGAGTGCATGAAGTTCGAAGCGTTTACGTCTGGCAGGTATGTCCAGCAATACCGGTACAAAAGTTTTTCACCAGCCTTGGTGGACCGCCAGTGGCTGTGGGAAGACCCGCGGATCAATACGCTCCTTGAGGGTGCAACGCGTTCCCTCGCGGAGCTCAATGCCTTTTCCCTGATTGTCCCGGACGTGGACCGCTTTATCATGATGCACATCGTGAAGGAGGCCAACACGTCGAGCAAGATCGAGGGCACCAAGACCGAGATCGATGAAGTACTCATGGACAAGGTCTATATCGACGCCGAGCGCAAGGATGATTGGCAGGAGGTCCAGAACTACATCCGGGCCATCTCCATGGCGCGGGGTGCGTTGGAAACGCTGCCCCTTTCCATGCGCCTGTTGCGCGAGACGCACGGAGTGCTCCTCGACGGCGTCCGGGGTGAGCGCAAAACCCCGGGGGAGTTCCGCCGCTCCCAGAACTGGATCGGGGGCGCAACCCTGAGCGATGCGGTCTTCATCCCTCCGCACCACACGGAGCTGCCGGGACTGCTGAGCGACTTGGAAAAGTTCTGGCATGACGAGCAAATCGACGTCCCGCACCTCATCCGGGTGGCCATCAGCCACTATCAGTTCGAGACGATTCACCCGT
This portion of the Desulfocurvus vexinensis DSM 17965 genome encodes:
- a CDS encoding Fic family protein encodes the protein MKFEAFTSGRYVQQYRYKSFSPALVDRQWLWEDPRINTLLEGATRSLAELNAFSLIVPDVDRFIMMHIVKEANTSSKIEGTKTEIDEVLMDKVYIDAERKDDWQEVQNYIRAISMARGALETLPLSMRLLRETHGVLLDGVRGERKTPGEFRRSQNWIGGATLSDAVFIPPHHTELPGLLSDLEKFWHDEQIDVPHLIRVAISHYQFETIHPFLDGNGRIGRLLITLYLMSKGLLIRPSLYLSAYLERHKGKYYDALTVVRESNDIGQWVRFFLVAIRDTSRKGIATFKEIMRLRDSSRALVLSKLGGRSSNGLQLLDMLYARPVLSIANIAEGLQVSRPTAGALVKDFEAIGLLSEATGRQRYKVYRYEAYLDLFREKADAGEGQVEGAESVEEF